One segment of Halomonas sp. TD01 DNA contains the following:
- a CDS encoding ArsR/SmtB family transcription factor gives MSASTSSAARLLDHDCHAIEAGTNLLKALANEKRLQILCLLAEKELSVTQINEQLALSQSALSQHLAILRRDQLVNTRRESQTIYYSLSSESAKAIIDTLAHHYAA, from the coding sequence ATGTCTGCTTCTACTAGCTCCGCTGCCCGTTTGCTCGACCATGATTGCCACGCCATTGAGGCGGGCACTAATCTGCTTAAAGCTCTGGCAAATGAAAAACGTCTCCAAATACTCTGCCTTCTGGCCGAAAAAGAGCTATCAGTCACTCAGATCAACGAGCAGTTGGCGTTAAGCCAATCAGCACTGAGTCAACACCTAGCAATTTTGCGCCGCGATCAGTTGGTTAACACCCGCCGCGAATCACAAACCATTTACTACTCATTAAGCAGTGAAAGCGCCAAGGCGATTATTGACACCCTGGCGCATCACTACGCCGCCTAA
- a CDS encoding 7-cyano-7-deazaguanine/7-aminomethyl-7-deazaguanine transporter — protein sequence MFALTDTQHRRCLLVMVAFHIGIIAASNYLVQLPFTLFGFHTTWGAFSFPFIFLATDLTVRLFGKGPARTIILRVMFPALVISYLVSVIFPRGSFAGIEALGEWNLFVARIALASFLAYVLGQLLDVQVFDRLRQWAWWVAPVCSTVLGNLADTFAFFATAFYNSPDPFMAEHWVEIAVVDYAIKLGISLLFFLPLYGLLLAWLTRRLVVWTGQSDASPRTA from the coding sequence ATGTTTGCATTAACCGATACCCAGCACCGCCGTTGCCTTCTGGTAATGGTCGCGTTTCATATTGGCATTATCGCCGCCAGTAACTACTTGGTTCAGCTCCCATTTACCTTGTTTGGCTTCCACACCACGTGGGGCGCATTTAGTTTTCCTTTTATCTTTCTTGCGACGGACCTAACGGTTCGTTTATTTGGTAAAGGGCCCGCGCGGACGATTATTTTGCGCGTTATGTTTCCGGCGCTGGTAATTTCCTACCTCGTTTCGGTAATTTTTCCGCGGGGAAGCTTTGCGGGTATCGAAGCTCTGGGTGAATGGAATTTATTTGTTGCCCGTATTGCGTTAGCCAGTTTTCTTGCCTATGTGCTAGGCCAGCTACTCGATGTGCAAGTGTTTGATCGTCTTCGGCAGTGGGCCTGGTGGGTTGCCCCGGTTTGTTCTACCGTACTGGGTAATCTAGCGGATACCTTTGCTTTCTTTGCGACTGCGTTCTATAACAGCCCAGACCCTTTTATGGCGGAACATTGGGTAGAAATAGCGGTTGTCGACTACGCCATTAAGCTGGGCATTAGTCTATTGTTCTTCCTACCGTTATACGGCCTGTTGTTAGCGTGGCTAACGCGCCGGCTAGTCGTGTGGACAGGGCAATCCGACGCATCACCTCGAACCGCATAA
- a CDS encoding potassium/proton antiporter, which produces MDAIYTFFLVGGSLMALSILASRLSSMMGVPLLLIFLGLGMLAGEEGLLGVEFDDYTMAFTIGHLALAMILLDGGLRTRLKTFRVGFRPALSLATFGVFITSAIVGVISMWVFDLSLVQGLLVGAIVGSTDAAAVFSMLSGRGVNLNERVGATLEIESGTNDPMAIFLTLMLVELLVGDIGGIGETLLFFISQFGIGLVVGIGGGWLSAKLLRWLDLAPGLYAMLALALGFSVFGLTSVLGGSGFLAIYLAGLMIGNQPGRHLNFILPVHDGLAWLSQIGLFLVLGLLVTPSQLWDVALPAGLVALALIFVARPLAVLITIKPFFKFRWRETFFIAWVGLRGAVPIVLAIFPLIGGVENASLYFNVAFAVVLMSLLIQGGSLTFMARWLKVEVPVGTTPNRRGPLGIMPENDFEMFVYVVENEDLEDVPIRLLRFPSGALISALFRNHVMLHPKGSTRLKLDDVICVIGRTEDLVALNRLFNGDAKLKQERAFFGTFTLDGEAQMQDIAQAYGLTLSPGEQDMTLAEFISLRVGGHPVVGDDVDWHGIHWVVSEMEGGNITRVGLRLY; this is translated from the coding sequence ATGGACGCAATTTACACGTTCTTCTTAGTAGGCGGTTCCCTGATGGCGCTCAGCATTTTAGCGAGCCGCCTTTCATCAATGATGGGTGTACCACTGCTACTGATTTTTCTAGGGCTTGGCATGCTGGCGGGGGAAGAAGGCCTGCTAGGGGTTGAGTTTGACGATTACACCATGGCGTTCACGATTGGCCATCTAGCGCTCGCGATGATTCTGCTGGATGGCGGCCTTCGCACTCGATTAAAAACGTTCCGTGTCGGCTTTAGGCCAGCGCTCTCGCTAGCCACCTTTGGCGTCTTTATCACCAGCGCTATTGTTGGTGTTATTTCCATGTGGGTGTTTGACCTTTCCCTAGTACAAGGATTGCTCGTCGGAGCAATTGTTGGCTCCACCGATGCCGCGGCCGTGTTCTCAATGCTTAGCGGCCGCGGGGTTAACCTCAACGAGCGAGTAGGGGCCACGCTTGAAATTGAATCGGGTACCAACGACCCGATGGCCATTTTCCTAACGCTGATGTTGGTCGAGCTGTTGGTTGGCGATATTGGCGGCATTGGCGAAACACTACTGTTCTTCATTTCCCAGTTTGGCATTGGTTTAGTTGTTGGTATTGGCGGTGGCTGGCTAAGTGCTAAGCTGCTGCGTTGGTTAGATTTAGCCCCCGGCCTTTATGCCATGTTAGCGCTGGCGCTTGGGTTTAGCGTGTTTGGATTAACCAGTGTGCTAGGCGGAAGCGGCTTCCTGGCCATTTATTTAGCAGGGTTGATGATTGGTAATCAGCCTGGGCGGCACCTTAACTTTATTCTTCCGGTACACGATGGGTTGGCTTGGCTGAGCCAGATTGGCTTGTTTCTGGTGCTGGGTTTGCTCGTCACTCCAAGCCAGTTGTGGGACGTGGCATTGCCAGCAGGGCTAGTTGCTCTAGCACTGATTTTTGTTGCGCGGCCCCTAGCGGTGTTGATCACTATTAAGCCGTTTTTCAAATTCCGCTGGCGAGAAACCTTCTTTATTGCCTGGGTTGGCCTGCGGGGCGCGGTGCCTATTGTATTGGCTATCTTCCCGCTAATCGGCGGGGTAGAAAACGCTTCGTTGTACTTTAACGTAGCGTTTGCGGTGGTACTGATGTCGCTGCTTATTCAGGGCGGTTCGCTAACATTTATGGCCCGATGGCTGAAAGTAGAAGTACCTGTAGGCACCACGCCGAACCGCCGAGGGCCGCTGGGCATAATGCCGGAAAATGATTTTGAGATGTTTGTTTACGTGGTCGAAAACGAAGACTTAGAAGATGTTCCTATCCGGCTACTGCGTTTCCCTTCAGGCGCATTGATTTCGGCGCTATTTCGCAACCACGTCATGCTCCACCCCAAGGGGAGTACGCGGCTTAAGCTTGATGATGTTATTTGTGTCATTGGCCGCACCGAAGACCTCGTTGCGCTCAACCGCCTATTCAACGGCGATGCAAAGCTCAAACAAGAGCGTGCCTTCTTCGGTACCTTCACCTTGGATGGCGAGGCGCAAATGCAAGATATTGCCCAAGCCTATGGTTTAACCTTAAGCCCTGGCGAGCAGGACATGACGCTGGCGGAGTTTATCTCGCTACGCGTCGGTGGCCACCCAGTAGTCGGCGACGATGTCGACTGGCATGGCATTCACTGGGTGGTCAGTGAAATGGAAGGCGGGAATATTACCCGTGTCGGCTTAAGGCTCTACTAA
- a CDS encoding 3'-5' exonuclease family protein → MSDTPLIFIDVETTGTRATRDRITEIAALKVVDGYLTDRWVSLINPGISMPSHISQLTGIYDDMLIDAPSFQTIAQSLREWLGEDCLVAHNARFDASFLRNEFKRADITYQPLLRCTLRISRRLMPELPKHNLQALLAHFNIQQARQHRAEDDATALWQLWQAWQQQYDDASWQAALADEQRHRSLPAHLPSEQLTGLPASPGVYLFYGHNRLPLYVGKSINLRSRVLDHFQRDHQDDKEMRLAQQIQHIEWEETAGDLSAQLREAQLVKELMPIMNRQLRRQGHLKTWYWPTDQSCPTLVSGKAISQPQPGKLFGLFRSAKEAKDALRSIAEAHQLCPQELGLDKGTGRCFANQLGKCWGACCGQEPLESHTQRAQDALAAFQVKTWPWPGRIIIREKSRKNGPTSHHVVDHWCYLGSASTKQRALGLKGVAATFDVDTYRILNRFLREPERHNLTVSPL, encoded by the coding sequence ATGAGTGATACTCCGCTGATTTTTATTGATGTCGAGACGACAGGCACCCGTGCGACGCGTGATCGAATTACCGAAATTGCTGCCTTGAAGGTAGTGGACGGTTACCTAACGGATCGCTGGGTCAGCCTGATTAACCCAGGCATCAGCATGCCCTCCCACATCAGCCAGCTCACTGGCATTTATGATGACATGCTGATTGATGCGCCCTCTTTTCAGACCATTGCGCAAAGCTTGCGCGAATGGCTCGGTGAAGACTGCCTCGTGGCCCACAATGCACGATTTGACGCCAGCTTTCTGCGCAACGAGTTTAAGCGTGCGGATATTACCTATCAGCCGCTGCTCCGCTGCACACTGCGTATTTCTCGTCGTTTGATGCCTGAACTGCCCAAACACAATCTCCAGGCATTATTAGCTCACTTCAACATTCAACAGGCGCGACAGCATCGAGCAGAAGATGATGCAACTGCGCTTTGGCAGCTGTGGCAAGCTTGGCAGCAGCAGTATGACGATGCTAGCTGGCAAGCCGCACTTGCCGATGAGCAACGCCACCGAAGCCTCCCCGCACACTTACCTAGCGAACAGTTGACTGGGCTTCCCGCCTCGCCAGGGGTTTATTTATTTTATGGCCACAACCGCCTTCCGCTGTACGTTGGCAAAAGCATTAATTTACGCAGCCGCGTGCTGGACCATTTCCAACGCGACCATCAAGACGACAAAGAGATGCGACTTGCCCAGCAAATACAGCATATTGAGTGGGAGGAAACCGCTGGCGATTTAAGTGCCCAGCTAAGGGAAGCTCAACTGGTCAAAGAGCTGATGCCGATTATGAACCGCCAACTACGCCGCCAAGGGCATTTAAAAACGTGGTATTGGCCAACCGACCAATCTTGCCCAACGCTGGTTAGCGGCAAAGCGATCAGCCAGCCTCAGCCGGGAAAGCTATTTGGGCTGTTTCGCAGTGCCAAAGAAGCTAAAGATGCGCTGCGCAGTATTGCCGAGGCACATCAGCTTTGTCCGCAAGAGTTGGGACTAGATAAGGGAACAGGGCGATGTTTTGCTAACCAGCTAGGCAAGTGTTGGGGTGCCTGCTGTGGGCAGGAGCCACTTGAAAGTCACACGCAACGTGCCCAGGACGCACTGGCAGCATTTCAAGTAAAAACATGGCCCTGGCCAGGGCGAATCATTATTCGCGAGAAAAGCCGTAAAAACGGCCCAACCAGCCATCATGTGGTCGACCACTGGTGTTATTTAGGCAGCGCCTCGACCAAACAGCGTGCCCTGGGACTGAAGGGAGTCGCTGCCACATTTGATGTGGATACCTATCGCATCCTAAACCGCTTTTTACGTGAGCCTGAGCGGCATAACCTCACGGTATCGCCACTCTAG
- a CDS encoding ABC transporter substrate-binding protein, with product MLNAFWRVGSLVFFTLSIFLLFSISATYANEDSETVNSSEPLTLESEVSLPIGLWPPRGNDATEDGPEEAPSMALTPPPPLEPPPLKQLTLMLDWYISPQHAALIVAKQRGLFAAQGLELELLTPADPSIAIKLLAAGEVDLALTRQPLLHLHAHDGASITRIGTLIETPLNAVIVAGDAPSSETTDQLASLHYGFSTREGRDVLVDQLVPTSLRQIDDFNPPESVHFDAASALREGRVDAIADGFYHTLPQQLASDGIATYTVRYNDIDMPRHDGLILLANSDTVTRRAATWSRVLIALEEASNWIIENPEATWSLLISSHPAMDNAINEAAWDDLLRRIAISPAALDARRYAAFERYLQRSGITGAALPVSRLAVNPHALIDTR from the coding sequence ATGTTGAACGCTTTTTGGCGTGTCGGTTCACTTGTATTCTTCACATTAAGCATTTTTTTATTATTTTCAATTTCAGCCACTTACGCAAATGAAGACAGCGAAACAGTTAATAGCAGTGAGCCGCTGACGCTTGAGAGCGAGGTATCATTGCCCATTGGGCTATGGCCACCTAGGGGCAATGACGCAACAGAAGATGGGCCGGAAGAAGCACCCAGCATGGCGCTGACACCACCACCGCCATTAGAACCGCCGCCCCTAAAGCAGCTCACTCTAATGCTAGATTGGTATATCAGCCCTCAGCACGCTGCCTTAATTGTGGCGAAGCAGCGCGGCTTGTTTGCTGCTCAAGGGCTCGAACTTGAATTATTGACCCCCGCAGACCCATCCATCGCCATTAAGTTATTGGCTGCAGGCGAAGTTGATCTAGCGTTAACGCGTCAGCCATTGCTGCATTTACACGCCCATGATGGTGCCTCCATTACCCGTATTGGCACGCTAATTGAGACACCGCTAAATGCCGTCATCGTGGCAGGAGATGCCCCGTCGAGCGAAACTACCGACCAACTCGCTAGCTTGCATTATGGCTTTTCCACCCGCGAAGGGCGTGATGTACTGGTGGACCAACTGGTACCCACCTCTCTTCGCCAAATCGACGATTTCAACCCGCCTGAAAGCGTCCATTTCGATGCTGCCAGCGCCCTGCGGGAAGGTCGCGTTGATGCCATCGCCGATGGCTTTTATCACACGTTGCCACAACAACTGGCGTCAGATGGCATTGCCACTTACACCGTGCGTTATAACGATATTGACATGCCGCGTCATGACGGTTTGATACTGTTGGCAAATAGCGACACAGTAACAAGACGAGCAGCCACTTGGTCGCGTGTTCTTATTGCCCTGGAAGAAGCCAGCAACTGGATTATCGAGAACCCGGAAGCAACGTGGTCGCTGCTGATTAGCAGCCATCCTGCAATGGATAATGCAATTAACGAAGCCGCTTGGGACGATCTACTGCGTCGTATTGCCATTAGCCCGGCGGCACTTGATGCTCGACGCTATGCAGCCTTTGAACGCTATCTTCAGCGATCGGGGATTACCGGAGCAGCATTACCAGTTTCGCGATTAGCCGTTAATCCTCATGCGTTGATAGATACACGCTGA
- a CDS encoding alpha/beta fold hydrolase, with the protein MTEHANVDLYVIDLPAESGGDDQLPVVVIHGLLGSADNWRSHLKVWQRSRRVIAVDLRNHGRSPHVEGMSYTAMSQDVLAALDKLGVERAHVLGHSMGGKVAITLACRSPERCASLMVADIAPVAYQHGHDDVFAALERVRVGKPTNRREADALLAEHVDSRPTRLFLATNLVRNEQGEMEVRVGLDEIQRGYEAIIGKPDGDRAFEGPTLVLKGADSHYIADDMLPALREVLPRARVVTLKNAGHWLHADQPEAFQQAVDTFIAAQP; encoded by the coding sequence ATGACTGAACATGCCAATGTTGATCTTTATGTTATCGATTTACCCGCCGAATCAGGTGGCGACGATCAACTGCCTGTCGTGGTGATCCACGGTCTATTGGGTAGCGCTGATAACTGGCGTTCGCACTTAAAGGTGTGGCAGCGCAGCCGACGGGTCATTGCCGTTGATCTTCGTAACCATGGCCGTTCTCCCCATGTGGAAGGCATGAGCTACACCGCTATGAGCCAAGACGTGTTGGCGGCACTTGATAAGCTTGGAGTTGAGCGCGCGCATGTGTTAGGCCACTCCATGGGTGGAAAGGTGGCTATTACGCTGGCGTGTAGGAGCCCTGAGCGTTGTGCGTCACTGATGGTGGCGGATATCGCCCCAGTGGCATATCAGCATGGTCACGACGATGTATTTGCAGCACTTGAGCGGGTAAGAGTGGGTAAACCCACCAACCGCCGTGAAGCAGACGCCTTATTGGCTGAACACGTCGACTCCCGTCCAACTCGGCTGTTTCTGGCGACTAATTTAGTGCGCAATGAGCAAGGTGAAATGGAAGTGCGGGTTGGGTTGGATGAGATTCAACGTGGTTATGAAGCGATTATTGGAAAGCCTGATGGTGATCGCGCTTTCGAAGGGCCGACATTGGTGCTTAAAGGCGCTGATTCGCACTACATCGCCGATGATATGCTGCCAGCGCTGCGCGAAGTGCTGCCACGCGCCAGAGTCGTGACGCTTAAAAACGCCGGGCATTGGCTTCATGCGGATCAACCAGAGGCGTTTCAACAAGCCGTTGATACGTTTATTGCTGCCCAACCGTAG
- a CDS encoding NotI family restriction endonuclease: MVNRPNKDLIEIFGYAPDDLSTEARSLWNLEACPFTQSKCTKANHDKSIVYGTCSVTSPYGDCIICPNRLYENNYSSLKRIAVDAFGHDFDFITFNEYIPKRSDGKEYIVALGMSSGKEVKLARKLSMDWVLAKVKNGKLQQYVGVEVQSIDITGNYRDSWHTYKNLNTSFSGDIPRSEHGLNWANVHKRLIPQLIRKGVVYSNSKLVPSGLYFIVPDIVYKKLGRRN, encoded by the coding sequence GTGGTAAACAGGCCAAATAAAGATCTTATAGAAATATTCGGCTATGCCCCGGATGATTTAAGTACGGAAGCAAGGTCCCTTTGGAACTTGGAAGCTTGCCCTTTTACACAATCAAAATGCACAAAAGCAAATCATGACAAGAGCATTGTTTATGGAACCTGTAGTGTAACTTCTCCATATGGTGACTGTATAATTTGCCCAAATCGCTTGTATGAAAATAACTACTCTTCACTTAAAAGAATAGCTGTAGATGCTTTTGGCCATGATTTTGATTTTATAACTTTCAACGAATATATACCTAAGAGAAGTGACGGAAAAGAATACATTGTTGCATTAGGAATGTCGTCAGGAAAAGAAGTAAAACTAGCTAGGAAACTATCAATGGATTGGGTCCTGGCAAAAGTAAAAAATGGTAAATTACAGCAATATGTTGGTGTGGAAGTTCAAAGCATCGACATTACAGGAAACTATAGAGATTCCTGGCATACCTATAAAAATCTGAATACCTCCTTTAGTGGTGACATACCTCGCTCAGAGCACGGACTAAACTGGGCAAACGTGCATAAGCGACTAATTCCCCAGCTTATTCGAAAAGGGGTTGTATACTCTAATTCCAAGCTAGTGCCTTCAGGACTATACTTTATTGTGCCTGATATTGTTTATAAAAAGCTTGGCCGCAGAAACTGA
- a CDS encoding propionyl-CoA synthetase — MSLYQQTYQQSVETPETFWAEQAKRLPWFKFPSTILTYDDQQHARWFDDGDLNICYAAIDYHVEQGRGDQPAILWDSPVTQTKQTITYQALRDRVAQFAGGLARLGVTKGDRVVIYMPMVPEALIAMYACARLGAVHSVVFGGFAPHELAVRIEDAEPKVVIAASCGIEVDKVLPYKPIVDQAISLSSFKPDACVVFQRDAHRAELHERDHDWQALVADAPFADCVPVKATDPLYVLYTSGTTGKPKGVMRDTGGYAVALAYSMEAIYALNPGDVMFTASDVGWVVGHSYIVYAPLLRGCTTVVYEGKPVKTPDAGGFWRLIDEYKVKSFFTAPTAFRAIKKEDPDAKLLANYDISSLEHLYVAGERLDPPTFHWLDDLLDVPVIDHWWQTETGWPIAANLPGIESAPTKAGSATFPVPGFNVQILDRDGEQTDSMQQGSVVIKQPLPPGCLTGIWRDPQRFHSAYMAAYPGYYLTGDGGYFDEEGYLFIMGRTDDVINVAGHRLSTGEMEEIVGAHPAVAECAVIGIHDELKGQLPIGLVITKDGFDGDEATLEAELISRVREHIGPIACFKQVLVVNRLPKTRSGKILRKLLRNIADGKSFGIPSTIDDPTSLEDVHAAMRERSVGAADQAKSLDV, encoded by the coding sequence ATGAGCCTCTATCAGCAAACGTATCAGCAATCTGTCGAAACCCCCGAAACATTCTGGGCTGAGCAGGCCAAGCGGCTACCTTGGTTCAAATTTCCCTCCACTATTCTTACCTATGATGATCAACAACACGCTCGCTGGTTCGACGATGGTGATTTGAATATCTGCTACGCGGCGATCGATTATCACGTAGAGCAAGGCAGGGGCGATCAGCCGGCCATCCTATGGGATTCTCCCGTTACTCAAACAAAACAAACCATTACCTATCAAGCGCTGCGTGATCGCGTCGCGCAGTTTGCTGGAGGGCTTGCTCGCCTCGGGGTAACAAAGGGTGATCGAGTGGTTATTTACATGCCGATGGTGCCAGAGGCACTGATCGCGATGTATGCATGTGCCCGATTAGGAGCGGTTCACTCGGTAGTGTTTGGTGGCTTCGCCCCCCACGAGCTAGCAGTGCGCATTGAAGATGCTGAACCAAAAGTAGTGATTGCCGCTTCCTGTGGCATCGAGGTAGATAAAGTCCTTCCTTACAAGCCTATTGTTGACCAAGCTATTTCGCTAAGCAGTTTTAAACCGGATGCCTGCGTGGTTTTTCAACGTGATGCCCACCGTGCTGAACTTCATGAGAGAGATCATGATTGGCAGGCGTTGGTAGCGGATGCTCCGTTTGCTGACTGCGTGCCCGTGAAAGCGACTGACCCACTCTATGTCCTTTATACCTCTGGCACGACAGGCAAGCCCAAGGGAGTCATGCGAGACACCGGCGGCTATGCCGTTGCGTTAGCCTATTCCATGGAAGCAATTTATGCCCTGAACCCTGGCGATGTTATGTTCACGGCTTCGGACGTGGGATGGGTAGTCGGGCACTCTTATATTGTGTATGCGCCGCTGCTAAGAGGGTGCACTACAGTGGTCTATGAAGGAAAACCGGTTAAAACACCTGATGCAGGCGGCTTTTGGCGGTTGATTGACGAGTACAAGGTAAAAAGCTTTTTCACTGCACCGACTGCATTCCGTGCAATCAAAAAAGAAGATCCTGACGCCAAGCTACTGGCTAATTACGACATCAGCAGTCTTGAGCATTTATACGTAGCGGGCGAGCGCTTAGATCCACCGACGTTTCATTGGCTCGATGACCTGCTGGATGTGCCGGTGATCGATCATTGGTGGCAAACTGAAACCGGCTGGCCTATTGCAGCAAACTTGCCTGGCATTGAATCCGCACCAACCAAAGCCGGCTCGGCAACCTTCCCTGTGCCTGGTTTTAACGTACAAATTTTGGATCGTGACGGTGAACAAACAGACTCAATGCAGCAGGGCAGCGTGGTCATAAAGCAACCCCTTCCGCCTGGCTGTCTTACCGGTATCTGGCGTGACCCTCAGCGTTTTCATAGTGCCTATATGGCGGCCTACCCCGGCTATTACCTTACTGGCGATGGTGGCTATTTCGATGAAGAGGGGTATTTGTTCATCATGGGTAGAACCGATGACGTGATCAACGTTGCCGGGCATCGTCTTTCTACCGGTGAAATGGAAGAGATCGTCGGCGCGCACCCGGCAGTGGCAGAGTGTGCGGTGATCGGTATTCACGACGAGCTGAAAGGCCAACTGCCCATCGGGCTGGTGATCACCAAGGATGGTTTCGATGGCGATGAAGCAACCCTGGAAGCAGAGCTGATCAGTCGGGTACGCGAGCACATTGGGCCGATCGCTTGCTTTAAGCAGGTGTTGGTCGTGAACCGGCTTCCGAAAACCCGCTCAGGTAAAATATTACGCAAGTTGCTGCGTAATATTGCCGACGGTAAATCGTTCGGGATTCCCTCAACCATTGATGATCCAACCAGCTTAGAAGATGTGCATGCAGCGATGCGCGAGCGCTCTGTTGGGGCAGCGGATCAAGCTAAATCGCTAGACGTTTAA
- a CDS encoding DNA cytosine methyltransferase encodes MKSIDLFCGAGGLSCGLKMAGFDTILANELKASHAETFKHNHPNAEMVIGDIRQLCAVDLKGKLNLEENELDLVAGGPPCQGFSVNAPIRDLDDERNHLFKDFLRIAFELMPKAILIENVPGIVSLGKGTVVKQIYKELESRGYRVEHRILYAGHYGVPQLRFRTIIIAVKGREKEIYFPQPQYNSTARANFAGAKELCLKLLPLFASELKKQTTVWDALSDLPPIESGSVNTLMNYEAPPQGEYQKYLRKNSDKVTNHSCNGLGPVNLERLKHIPQGGSWRDIPFDMLPKGLQRARRSDHTKRYGRLSPDSLCSTILTKCDPHWGSFFHPIQDRVISVREAARIQSFPDDYSFLGSLQEQYEQVGNAVPPLMARAIGEEIRKMIQESI; translated from the coding sequence ATGAAAAGTATTGATTTATTTTGTGGTGCTGGCGGTCTTTCTTGTGGCTTGAAAATGGCCGGCTTCGATACCATCCTAGCCAATGAGCTGAAAGCAAGCCATGCAGAGACATTTAAACACAACCACCCTAATGCTGAGATGGTGATAGGCGATATCCGCCAATTGTGTGCTGTAGATCTCAAGGGAAAGCTTAACCTAGAAGAAAATGAGTTAGACCTTGTGGCAGGCGGTCCTCCTTGCCAGGGTTTCTCTGTAAATGCTCCTATAAGAGATTTGGATGATGAGCGAAATCATTTATTCAAAGACTTTTTACGGATAGCATTTGAGTTAATGCCTAAGGCAATCCTTATTGAAAATGTTCCTGGTATTGTATCACTTGGAAAAGGAACAGTTGTTAAGCAAATATATAAAGAATTAGAAAGTAGGGGCTATAGAGTAGAGCATCGTATTCTGTATGCAGGTCATTATGGAGTGCCCCAACTACGGTTCAGAACTATAATTATCGCGGTTAAAGGCAGGGAAAAAGAAATATATTTCCCACAGCCTCAATACAATTCAACAGCAAGAGCTAATTTTGCTGGGGCAAAAGAACTTTGCTTAAAGCTACTCCCCTTGTTTGCTTCTGAGTTAAAAAAACAAACAACCGTTTGGGATGCTCTTTCTGATTTACCACCCATAGAAAGCGGATCAGTTAATACTTTAATGAATTATGAAGCACCCCCTCAGGGTGAGTATCAGAAATACTTGAGGAAAAACTCAGATAAAGTAACTAACCATAGTTGTAATGGCCTCGGTCCAGTCAATTTAGAACGTTTGAAGCACATTCCTCAAGGAGGGAGTTGGCGAGATATTCCGTTCGATATGTTGCCAAAAGGCTTACAGAGAGCTCGACGTAGTGACCATACCAAGAGATATGGCAGGCTCTCACCTGACTCGCTTTGTTCAACGATACTAACTAAATGCGACCCACATTGGGGAAGTTTTTTCCACCCAATTCAAGATCGAGTTATTTCTGTTAGAGAGGCTGCACGTATCCAGTCTTTTCCTGATGACTACAGTTTTCTAGGAAGTTTACAAGAGCAATATGAACAGGTAGGAAATGCTGTTCCTCCGCTAATGGCTAGGGCTATTGGGGAAGAGATTAGAAAAATGATTCAGGAGAGCATATAG